A single genomic interval of Macadamia integrifolia cultivar HAES 741 chromosome 6, SCU_Mint_v3, whole genome shotgun sequence harbors:
- the LOC122080793 gene encoding uncharacterized protein LOC122080793 isoform X6, producing MNPSPSPPPTSTPTPSMDSNQLIDSLTSHIALYHSSIPSTSSSSYVTHPRTLILRWFSSLTVQQRQSSLTIVDAKFAEIILQMQKKIRRYGHGCFIILPDLASGDCPGLPSLCFRRSTGLLARTIASNDSEQSISRAVRMFGSQEGERIEECSVIDSITFSEDFVSNVDQFFGVMDSISNGQFLRGDENALGVAWEELPWLKAKGYYSIEAFLANKLEVALRLSWLNSNVGKKRGMKAKEKEKTNVAGVAANVYFRKMGCLDWWVGVDTGVRKKILQVVLGKAANYLTKVILKGSKNNLEDDIWLSGEKVTVRYNDSASRQKTVLPNFRMDAEFCLAVLPAPISGKCTPFTNVFNGLLVLREMSAMILECKHNEYEKDKLFFSTLGSVHSISDCILRKVRDLLMGISSDCIKLELLGEENMKSQMNKSEQKPGVGNRRGKGRVRNQKRQNLGGKSSKASFAIEKSAEVCFQVHGHGLAHQEQAKSDGMTSRLQAKDLHKDTSFSRVEMEHAKEFDGKAQTVGKKKKKESSRSRSKNSTLKEPETSVSEVKIQQVTPQHAAFQSEAAESQRLADASTIQTLPNNIPAGADSLAPNPSFCSSTNKPDVNNEDEVAHGTQECSVVGSAEDSSHIGMECFPLPNGAVGAPITSGGETSSCKFGLDIAPHALPGLGLDNVLKSEEVKHQTSGNLSDIVISEALTESIISKEETSLLHRQDGGNYCSHGFTSSSGCRSYEWPSLTPVNFPALNSQHLPAATDRLHLDVDHNWRNNFHQSYVSTRHQARNPLIEGGCSRIMSRTSAMSLDWPPVVRSASRLTPSMTSNYDTGFIPRMHSPYQQSFPAHGLQINGTRTEDERKYSGDVMDSCAPELVDDSDSHWISEEEFEVHAFSGRDYNQYFGGGVMYWNTSDHAGTSFSRPPSLSSDDSSWAWHEADMNRTIDDMVGFSSSYSTSGLTSPPASPFRSPFDPLGSLGYVIPGNDVSGKVLHSSAMTDGVPEENASGSLNNSSGGVVEGQKGDSLSYPILRPIIIPNMSRKGSRSEFKLSHDLKSPCVPRTRQDQPRVKRPPSPVVLCVPRAPRPPPPSPVGESRKQRGFPTVRSGSSSPRHWGIRSWYHDGTNYEEPRICLDGAEVIWPSWRNKSLSATSLSQPLPGALLQDRLIAISQLALDQEHPDVAFPLQPPELSNCPTRKVSLSLMHNLLHDEIDSFCKQVAAQNLTRKPYINWAVKRVARSLQVLWPRSRTNIFGSYTTGLSLPTSDVDLVVCLPPVRNLEPIKEAGILEGRNGIKETCLQHAARYLANQEWVKNDSLKTVENTAIPIIMLVAEVPHDLVASTASTSKVQAPKVESTQLPTEQGGIVDPDMVGLDKSSWPKCSQMKNDIVADMKSVRLDISFKSPSHTGLQTTELLHRSLWY from the exons ATGAATCCGTCTCCGTCTCCACCTCCGACTTCGACTCCGACTCCGTCCATGGATTCTAACCAACTCATCGACTCGCTCACTTCGCACATCGCTCTGTACCACTCATCAATCCCATCAACGTCTTCGTCTTCTTATGTGACCCACCCTAGAACTTTAATTCTCCGTTGGTTTTCATCACTCACAGTCCAGCAACGTCAATCATCCCTTACAATTGTAGATGCGAAGTTCGCCGAAATCATCCTCCAAATGCAGAAAAAGATCCGGAGATACGGTCATGGCTGCTTCATCATCCTTCCTGACCTCGCTTCTGGCGACTGCCCTGGTCTTCCAAGCCTCTGTTTTCGAAGGTCGACAGGTCTATTGGCCAGGACCATCGCTTCTAATGACTCGGAACAGTCGATTTCTCGTGCGGTTCGCATGTTCGGTTCTCAAGAAGGGGAAAGAATTGAAGAATGTTCTGTAATCGATTCAATAACTTTTTCTGAAGATTTTGTATCGAATGTGGATCAGTTCTTCGGTGTGATGGATAGCATTTCGAATGGGCAGTTTCTAAGAGGTGACGAGAATGCTTTGGGCGTGGCTTGGGAGGAATTGCCGTGGTTGAAGGCAAAGGGTTATTATAGCATAGAGGCGTTTTTGGCAAACAAGTTGGAAGTTGCATTGAGGTTGTCGTGGCTGAATTCTAATGTCGGGAAGAAGCGAGGAATGAaggcaaaagagaaagagaagacgAATGTTGCAGGTGTTGCGGCAAATGTCTACTTTAGGAAGATGGGTTGCTTGGACTGGTGGGTAGGGGTGGATACTGGGGTGAGGAAGAAGATATTACAAGTAGTTTTAGGCAAAGCGGCCAACTATCTG ACAAAAGTTATTCTAAAGGGGTCAAAAAACAACTTGGAGGATGACATATGGCTATCTGGTGAAAAAGTAACAGTGAGATACAATGATAGTGCATCACGTCAAAAAACCGTCCTTCCAAACTTCAGAATGGATGCTGAATTTTGCTTGGCTGTCCTCCCAGCTCCAATTTCAGGAAAATGTACTCCCTTCACCAACGTTTTCAATGGCTTGCTTGTGCTTCGGGAGATGTCCGCTATGATATTAGAATGTAAACATAATGAGTATGAAAAAGATAAGCTATTTTTCAGTACATTGGGTTCTGTCCACTCAATTTCAGACTGTATACTGAGGAAAGTACGAGACTTGCTTATGGGTATTTCAAGTGATTGTATAAAGCTGGAACTTCTTGGAGAGGAGAATATGAAGTCCCAGATGAATAAATCTGAACAGAAGCCTGGGGTGGGTAATCGAAGAGGGAAGGGTAGGGTTCGTAATCAGAAAAGACAAAATCTTGGTGGAAAGTCATCTAAAGCTTCTTTTGCAATTGAGAAATCTGCTGag GTTTGCTTCCAGGTTCATGGGCATGGGTTGGCCCATCAAGAACAGGCTAAGTCTGATGGAATGACTAGTAGGCTTCAGGCTAAGGATCTCCACAAGGACACCTCATTTTCAAGAGTTGAGATG GAACATGCCAAAGAATTTGATGGAAAGGCCCAAACTgttgggaagaaaaagaagaaagaaagcagTAGGAGCAGGAGCAAAAACTCTACCTTAAAAGAACCAGAAACAAGTGTTTCTGAAGTAAAAATCCAACAAGTTACCCCCCAACATGCTGCTTTCCAAAGTGAGGCTGCAGAATCTCAGAGGTTAGCTGATGCTTCAACCATCCAGACCCTACCAAACAATATTCCTGCGGGTGCTGACAGCCTGGCTCCAAATCCAAGCTTTTGTAGTTCTACTAATAAACCTGATGTAAATAACGAAGATGAAGTGGCCCATGGCACTCAAGAATGTTCTGTAGTTGGTTCTGCTGAAGATAGTTCTCATATTGGTATGGAGTGTTTTCCACTCCCAAATGGAGCAGTTGGAGCTCCCATCACGTCTGGAGGAGAGACTTCTAGTTGTAAGTTTGGTTTGGACATAGCTCCTCATGCTTTGCCTGGTCTGGGGCTTGATAATGTTCTTAAAAGTGAGGAGGTCAAACATCAAACATCTGGGAATTTAAGCGATATTGTTATTTCTGAAGCATTAACAGAATCAAtaatttcaaaagaagaaaCCAGCCTTCTTCACAGGCAAGATGGTGGAAACTATTGCAGTCATGGCTTCACAAGTTCCTCAGGTTGCAGATCATATGAGTGGCCTAGTTTAACACCTGTTAATTTTCCAGCTCTCAACTCACAGCATCTACCTGCTGCCACTGATAGATTGCATCTAGATGTCGACCATAACTGGCGTAATAATTTCCATCAGTCCTACGTGTCCACGAGACATCAAGCAAGAAATCCATTGATTGAAGGTGGTTGCAGCAGGATCATGTCTCGGACTTCAGCAATGAGCTTAGATTGGCCCCCAGTGGTACGAAGTGCCAGCAGATTGACTCCGTCAATGACTTCTAACTATGATACTGGATTTATCCCAAGGATGCATTCTCCTTATCAGCAGAGTTTTCCAGCTCATGGGCTGCAGATAAATGGAACAAGGACTGAAGATGAAAGGAAGTATTCAGGGGATGTTATGGACTCATGTGCACCAGAACTAGTGGATGATTCCGATAGCCATTGGATTTCAGAAGAAGAATTTGAGGTGCATGCATTTTCTGGAAGAGATTATAATCAGTACTTTGGTGGAGGAGTCATGTACTGGAATACTTCAGATCATGCAGGCACAAGTTTCTCTCGTCCACCTTCTCTTAGTTCTGATGATAGCTCCTGGGCTTGGCATGAAGCAGATATGAATAGAACTATTGATGATATGGTtggcttttcttcttcttacagTACAAGTGGTTTAACTTCTCCACCTGCCTCTCCTTTTCGTTCTCCTTTCGATCCTTTGGGATCGCTTGGCTATGTTATTCCAGGAAATGATGTATCAGGCAAGGTACTGCACTCTTCAGCAATGACCGATGGAGTTCCAGAAGAGAATGCATCTGGATCTTTGAACAATTCATCTGGTGGGGTTGTCGAAGGGCAGAAAGGAGATTCACTTTCATACCCAATTTTGCGACCGATTATCATTCCAAATATGTCGAGGAAGGGATCAAGATCTGAATTTAAGCTAAGTCATGATCTTAAAAGTCCATGTGTTCCTCGTACTAGGCAGGATCAACCTCGGGTGAAGAGACCACCATCACCTGTAGTACTTTGTGTTCCTCGTGCTCCACGCCCTCCTCCGCCCTCTCCTGTTGGCGAATCTAGAAAACAAAGGGGTTTTCCAACTGTTAGGTCTGGTAGCTCTAGCCCTAGGCATTGGGGTATTAGAAGTTGGTATCATGATGGAACTAACTATGAAGAACCTCGGATTTGTCTAGATGGTGCTGAAGTTATTTGGCCTTCATGGAGAAATAAAAGCCTTTCAGCTACTTCTTTGAGTCAGCCTCTTCCTGGGGCTTTACTGCAAGATCGCTTAATTGCCATCTCCCAGCTAGCTCTCGATCAGGAACAT CCAGATGTTGCATTTCCTCTGCAACCTCCTGAGTTATCGAATTGTCCCACTCGCAAAGTATCTCTCTCTTTGATGCACAATCTTCTTCATGATGAAATCGATTCCTTCTGCAAGCAG GTTGCTGCTCAGAACTTGACTAGGAAACCCTACATTAATTGGGCTGTCAAGAGAGTTGCACGGTCTCTCCAGGTCCTATGGCCCCGGTCCAGGACAAACATCTTTGGTTCATACACAACCGGTTTATCCCTCCCAACCAGTGACGTGGATCTTGTGGTCTGTCTCCCTCCTGTGAGGAATTTG GAACCCATAAAAGAAGCTGGGATTCTAGAGGGTCGTAATGGAATTAAAGAAACTTGCCTTCAG
- the LOC122080793 gene encoding uncharacterized protein LOC122080793 isoform X7: MNPSPSPPPTSTPTPSMDSNQLIDSLTSHIALYHSSIPSTSSSSYVTHPRTLILRWFSSLTVQQRQSSLTIVDAKFAEIILQMQKKIRRYGHGCFIILPDLASGDCPGLPSLCFRRSTGLLARTIASNDSEQSISRAVRMFGSQEGERIEECSVIDSITFSEDFVSNVDQFFGVMDSISNGQFLRGDENALGVAWEELPWLKAKGYYSIEAFLANKLEVALRLSWLNSNVGKKRGMKAKEKEKTNVAGVAANVYFRKMGCLDWWVGVDTGVRKKILQVVLGKAANYLTKVILKGSKNNLEDDIWLSGEKVTVRYNDSASRQKTVLPNFRMDAEFCLAVLPAPISGKCTPFTNVFNGLLVLREMSAMILECKHNEYEKDKLFFSTLGSVHSISDCILRKVRDLLMGISSDCIKLELLGEENMKSQMNKSEQKPGVGNRRGKGRVRNQKRQNLGGKSSKASFAIEKSAEVCFQVHGHGLAHQEQAKSDGMTSRLQAKDLHKDTSFSRVEMEHAKEFDGKAQTVGKKKKKESSRSRSKNSTLKEPETSVSEVKIQQVTPQHAAFQSEAAESQRLADASTIQTLPNNIPAGADSLAPNPSFCSSTNKPDVNNEDEVAHGTQECSVVGSAEDSSHIGMECFPLPNGAVGAPITSGGETSSCKFGLDIAPHALPGLGLDNVLKSEEVKHQTSGNLSDIVISEALTESIISKEETSLLHRQDGGNYCSHGFTSSSGCRSYEWPSLTPVNFPALNSQHLPAATDRLHLDVDHNWRNNFHQSYVSTRHQARNPLIEGGCSRIMSRTSAMSLDWPPVVRSASRLTPSMTSNYDTGFIPRMHSPYQQSFPAHGLQINGTRTEDERKYSGDVMDSCAPELVDDSDSHWISEEEFEVHAFSGRDYNQYFGGGVMYWNTSDHAGTSFSRPPSLSSDDSSWAWHEADMNRTIDDMVGFSSSYSTSGLTSPPASPFRSPFDPLGSLGYVIPGNDVSGKVLHSSAMTDGVPEENASGSLNNSSGGVVEGQKGDSLSYPILRPIIIPNMSRKGSRSEFKLSHDLKSPCVPRTRQDQPRVKRPPSPVVLCVPRAPRPPPPSPVGESRKQRGFPTVRSGSSSPRHWGIRSWYHDGTNYEEPRICLDGAEVIWPSWRNKSLSATSLSQPLPGALLQDRLIAISQLALDQEHPDVAFPLQPPELSNCPTRKVSLSLMHNLLHDEIDSFCKQVAAQNLTRKPYINWAVKRVARSLQVLWPRSRTNIFGSYTTGLSLPTSDVDLVVCLPPVRNLEPIKEAGILEGRNGIKETCLQFGIPACS, from the exons ATGAATCCGTCTCCGTCTCCACCTCCGACTTCGACTCCGACTCCGTCCATGGATTCTAACCAACTCATCGACTCGCTCACTTCGCACATCGCTCTGTACCACTCATCAATCCCATCAACGTCTTCGTCTTCTTATGTGACCCACCCTAGAACTTTAATTCTCCGTTGGTTTTCATCACTCACAGTCCAGCAACGTCAATCATCCCTTACAATTGTAGATGCGAAGTTCGCCGAAATCATCCTCCAAATGCAGAAAAAGATCCGGAGATACGGTCATGGCTGCTTCATCATCCTTCCTGACCTCGCTTCTGGCGACTGCCCTGGTCTTCCAAGCCTCTGTTTTCGAAGGTCGACAGGTCTATTGGCCAGGACCATCGCTTCTAATGACTCGGAACAGTCGATTTCTCGTGCGGTTCGCATGTTCGGTTCTCAAGAAGGGGAAAGAATTGAAGAATGTTCTGTAATCGATTCAATAACTTTTTCTGAAGATTTTGTATCGAATGTGGATCAGTTCTTCGGTGTGATGGATAGCATTTCGAATGGGCAGTTTCTAAGAGGTGACGAGAATGCTTTGGGCGTGGCTTGGGAGGAATTGCCGTGGTTGAAGGCAAAGGGTTATTATAGCATAGAGGCGTTTTTGGCAAACAAGTTGGAAGTTGCATTGAGGTTGTCGTGGCTGAATTCTAATGTCGGGAAGAAGCGAGGAATGAaggcaaaagagaaagagaagacgAATGTTGCAGGTGTTGCGGCAAATGTCTACTTTAGGAAGATGGGTTGCTTGGACTGGTGGGTAGGGGTGGATACTGGGGTGAGGAAGAAGATATTACAAGTAGTTTTAGGCAAAGCGGCCAACTATCTG ACAAAAGTTATTCTAAAGGGGTCAAAAAACAACTTGGAGGATGACATATGGCTATCTGGTGAAAAAGTAACAGTGAGATACAATGATAGTGCATCACGTCAAAAAACCGTCCTTCCAAACTTCAGAATGGATGCTGAATTTTGCTTGGCTGTCCTCCCAGCTCCAATTTCAGGAAAATGTACTCCCTTCACCAACGTTTTCAATGGCTTGCTTGTGCTTCGGGAGATGTCCGCTATGATATTAGAATGTAAACATAATGAGTATGAAAAAGATAAGCTATTTTTCAGTACATTGGGTTCTGTCCACTCAATTTCAGACTGTATACTGAGGAAAGTACGAGACTTGCTTATGGGTATTTCAAGTGATTGTATAAAGCTGGAACTTCTTGGAGAGGAGAATATGAAGTCCCAGATGAATAAATCTGAACAGAAGCCTGGGGTGGGTAATCGAAGAGGGAAGGGTAGGGTTCGTAATCAGAAAAGACAAAATCTTGGTGGAAAGTCATCTAAAGCTTCTTTTGCAATTGAGAAATCTGCTGag GTTTGCTTCCAGGTTCATGGGCATGGGTTGGCCCATCAAGAACAGGCTAAGTCTGATGGAATGACTAGTAGGCTTCAGGCTAAGGATCTCCACAAGGACACCTCATTTTCAAGAGTTGAGATG GAACATGCCAAAGAATTTGATGGAAAGGCCCAAACTgttgggaagaaaaagaagaaagaaagcagTAGGAGCAGGAGCAAAAACTCTACCTTAAAAGAACCAGAAACAAGTGTTTCTGAAGTAAAAATCCAACAAGTTACCCCCCAACATGCTGCTTTCCAAAGTGAGGCTGCAGAATCTCAGAGGTTAGCTGATGCTTCAACCATCCAGACCCTACCAAACAATATTCCTGCGGGTGCTGACAGCCTGGCTCCAAATCCAAGCTTTTGTAGTTCTACTAATAAACCTGATGTAAATAACGAAGATGAAGTGGCCCATGGCACTCAAGAATGTTCTGTAGTTGGTTCTGCTGAAGATAGTTCTCATATTGGTATGGAGTGTTTTCCACTCCCAAATGGAGCAGTTGGAGCTCCCATCACGTCTGGAGGAGAGACTTCTAGTTGTAAGTTTGGTTTGGACATAGCTCCTCATGCTTTGCCTGGTCTGGGGCTTGATAATGTTCTTAAAAGTGAGGAGGTCAAACATCAAACATCTGGGAATTTAAGCGATATTGTTATTTCTGAAGCATTAACAGAATCAAtaatttcaaaagaagaaaCCAGCCTTCTTCACAGGCAAGATGGTGGAAACTATTGCAGTCATGGCTTCACAAGTTCCTCAGGTTGCAGATCATATGAGTGGCCTAGTTTAACACCTGTTAATTTTCCAGCTCTCAACTCACAGCATCTACCTGCTGCCACTGATAGATTGCATCTAGATGTCGACCATAACTGGCGTAATAATTTCCATCAGTCCTACGTGTCCACGAGACATCAAGCAAGAAATCCATTGATTGAAGGTGGTTGCAGCAGGATCATGTCTCGGACTTCAGCAATGAGCTTAGATTGGCCCCCAGTGGTACGAAGTGCCAGCAGATTGACTCCGTCAATGACTTCTAACTATGATACTGGATTTATCCCAAGGATGCATTCTCCTTATCAGCAGAGTTTTCCAGCTCATGGGCTGCAGATAAATGGAACAAGGACTGAAGATGAAAGGAAGTATTCAGGGGATGTTATGGACTCATGTGCACCAGAACTAGTGGATGATTCCGATAGCCATTGGATTTCAGAAGAAGAATTTGAGGTGCATGCATTTTCTGGAAGAGATTATAATCAGTACTTTGGTGGAGGAGTCATGTACTGGAATACTTCAGATCATGCAGGCACAAGTTTCTCTCGTCCACCTTCTCTTAGTTCTGATGATAGCTCCTGGGCTTGGCATGAAGCAGATATGAATAGAACTATTGATGATATGGTtggcttttcttcttcttacagTACAAGTGGTTTAACTTCTCCACCTGCCTCTCCTTTTCGTTCTCCTTTCGATCCTTTGGGATCGCTTGGCTATGTTATTCCAGGAAATGATGTATCAGGCAAGGTACTGCACTCTTCAGCAATGACCGATGGAGTTCCAGAAGAGAATGCATCTGGATCTTTGAACAATTCATCTGGTGGGGTTGTCGAAGGGCAGAAAGGAGATTCACTTTCATACCCAATTTTGCGACCGATTATCATTCCAAATATGTCGAGGAAGGGATCAAGATCTGAATTTAAGCTAAGTCATGATCTTAAAAGTCCATGTGTTCCTCGTACTAGGCAGGATCAACCTCGGGTGAAGAGACCACCATCACCTGTAGTACTTTGTGTTCCTCGTGCTCCACGCCCTCCTCCGCCCTCTCCTGTTGGCGAATCTAGAAAACAAAGGGGTTTTCCAACTGTTAGGTCTGGTAGCTCTAGCCCTAGGCATTGGGGTATTAGAAGTTGGTATCATGATGGAACTAACTATGAAGAACCTCGGATTTGTCTAGATGGTGCTGAAGTTATTTGGCCTTCATGGAGAAATAAAAGCCTTTCAGCTACTTCTTTGAGTCAGCCTCTTCCTGGGGCTTTACTGCAAGATCGCTTAATTGCCATCTCCCAGCTAGCTCTCGATCAGGAACAT CCAGATGTTGCATTTCCTCTGCAACCTCCTGAGTTATCGAATTGTCCCACTCGCAAAGTATCTCTCTCTTTGATGCACAATCTTCTTCATGATGAAATCGATTCCTTCTGCAAGCAG GTTGCTGCTCAGAACTTGACTAGGAAACCCTACATTAATTGGGCTGTCAAGAGAGTTGCACGGTCTCTCCAGGTCCTATGGCCCCGGTCCAGGACAAACATCTTTGGTTCATACACAACCGGTTTATCCCTCCCAACCAGTGACGTGGATCTTGTGGTCTGTCTCCCTCCTGTGAGGAATTTG GAACCCATAAAAGAAGCTGGGATTCTAGAGGGTCGTAATGGAATTAAAGAAACTTGCCTTCAG
- the LOC122080794 gene encoding chaperone protein dnaJ 13-like codes for MKDVATENFQRICEAYEILTDEHKRQIYDIYGMEGLTSGLELGPKLNKAEEIKEAFERFRRQKEEEKVYPHIRPSGSIVASLSLPQFLRGGGIMRGMEMSSEVQSQISKRNTIAVRGNMTVYGNSGGGAANVVLRHHISTVASIEFMASAGLRSLIVVQMSRHLSPHSTASGGIAISLSDGSINLTNTWTRQLSETSNGNVHPVLPN; via the exons ATGAAGGATGTTGCGACAGAGAACTTTCAGCGGATCTGTGAAGCCTATGAAATTTTAACAGATGAGCATAAAAGGCAAATATATGATATCTATGGTATGGAAGGATTAACTTCAGGCTTAGAGCTTGGTCCAAAGTTAAATAAAGCAGAAGAGATAAAGGAAGCTTTTGAAAGGTTTCGGCGgcagaaggaagaggaaaaggtTTATCCTCATATTAGGCCTTCTGGTTCAATTGTTGCATCTTTGTCTTTGCCACAGTTTCTAAGAGGTGGTGGCATCATGAGAGG AATGGAAATGTCTAGCGAAGTTCAATCTCAGATATCCAAGCGCAATACTATTGCTGTTCGTGGCAACATGACAGTTTATGGAAATTCTGGTGGTGGAGCTGCTAATGTTGTGTTGAGGCATCATATTTCTACAGTTGCTTCCATAGAGTTCATGGCTTCAGCTGGTTTAAGGTCACTTATTGTGGTACAGATGTCGCG CCATCTGTCCCCCCACTCAACAGCATCAGGTGGAATAGCAATATCTTTGAGCGATGGTTCAATTAATCTTACAAATACCTGGACTCGGCAACTCTCTGAGACATCAAATGGAAAT GTTCATCCAGTCCTTCCTAATTga